The following proteins are encoded in a genomic region of Chloracidobacterium sp.:
- the mtnA gene encoding S-methyl-5-thioribose-1-phosphate isomerase, protein MKLEIIPVKWSDEGVLMLDQRLLPTEEKWLTLKSYGEVAAGIKDMVVRGAPAIGVSAAYGIALAAKQFVGTTADDLADDLEYASEVIGATRPTAVNLFWALERMKRAFEKARGEGRSVSEIKTLLIDEAEAIHDEDIEAQRLIAQYGGELLHDNDTVLTHCNAGALATGGVWGTALGVIRGAVDQGKHIAVIADETRPYLQGARLTAWELMEDGIPVTLITDNMSGHIMKQGNVQAVVVGSDRIAANGDVANKIGTYMVAVLAKRHNIPFYVAAPLSTVDLNCPTGDDIPIEERDRTEVTHVKDIQLAPDNVGITNYAFDVTPNELVTAIITEKGVARAPYTETLKAQFNSHAI, encoded by the coding sequence ATGAAATTGGAGATCATTCCCGTGAAGTGGTCGGACGAAGGCGTGCTGATGCTCGATCAGCGGCTGCTGCCGACCGAAGAGAAATGGCTGACGCTCAAGAGTTACGGTGAAGTTGCGGCCGGCATCAAGGATATGGTCGTGCGCGGAGCTCCTGCGATCGGCGTCTCGGCTGCTTACGGCATCGCGCTTGCGGCAAAGCAGTTTGTCGGCACGACAGCGGATGACCTCGCGGATGATCTCGAATACGCATCGGAGGTTATAGGTGCGACGCGGCCGACCGCAGTTAACCTTTTTTGGGCGCTCGAACGTATGAAACGTGCGTTCGAGAAGGCACGCGGCGAAGGCCGTTCGGTGAGCGAGATCAAGACACTGCTAATTGACGAAGCAGAGGCCATCCACGACGAAGACATCGAAGCACAGCGGCTTATTGCGCAGTACGGCGGCGAATTGCTGCACGACAACGACACGGTTCTGACGCACTGTAATGCCGGAGCTTTGGCGACCGGCGGTGTTTGGGGCACGGCGCTCGGAGTGATACGCGGCGCGGTCGATCAGGGCAAGCACATAGCCGTTATCGCCGACGAGACGCGGCCGTACCTGCAGGGCGCGCGGCTTACGGCCTGGGAATTGATGGAAGACGGCATCCCCGTAACGCTTATAACAGACAATATGAGCGGCCACATAATGAAGCAGGGGAATGTGCAGGCGGTGGTCGTCGGGAGCGACCGCATCGCGGCGAACGGCGATGTCGCCAACAAGATCGGCACCTACATGGTCGCGGTGCTCGCAAAGCGCCACAACATTCCGTTCTATGTCGCGGCTCCTTTGTCCACGGTCGATCTAAATTGTCCTACGGGCGACGACATTCCCATCGAAGAACGCGACCGCACCGAAGTCACGCACGTCAAAGACATCCAGCTCGCGCCCGACAACGTCGGCATCACGAACTACGCCTTCGACGTAACGCCGAACGAACTCGTCACCGCGATCATTACCGAAAAAGGCGTCGCCCGTGCACCTTACACCGAAACCTTAAAGGCTCAGTTCAACAGTCACGCTATATGA
- the glgP gene encoding alpha-glucan family phosphorylase gives MEESNDIATKPRPAPNIRADFELTRNLPPDLQALERISRNFYWSWQADGADLFRDIDAALWEKCEQNPRLFLQKVKNFRLWHRAADSPYLERLEQFAAKMSAYLDVADHPPRIAYFCAEYGIHNSLPNYSGGLGILAGDHLKSASDLDVPLVAIGLLYRYGYFRQSVTHEGWQEERYQDVFDSQLALTPVKDAGGELLTVCVHIRGREVTARVWKANVGRISLYLLDTNIYQNAEVDRLITGHLYGGDAETRIVQEKVLGIGGVRLLRKLGINPDVLHLNEGHAAFCTLELASEYLANNASANFADAVAAVRQKCVFTTHTPVAAGNDAFDPKLLLDCFSKDFLRSLKLTDNEFIALGRANLSDDKEFFGMTPLAIRMCRSSNGVSEKHGEVSRELWLKMFPDLSDPSAVPITSVTNGVHPPSWIAPAFGSLFEREIGADWHHLIRQKDEWAAAVAGISDRDLWETHQKLKGLLIAFIRERTAVKDAGGIETIHEHENIQGLFTQDILTIGFARRIAAYKRWDLILTDLPRLLRLVDAVERPVQFVFAGKAHPQDSTAKTMLQKLMSIDHDSNWQRRAVFLEDYDQEIARYMVHGVDVWMNVPRRPMEASGTSGMKAAMNGVLNFSILDGWWIEGYNGENGFEIGDTEVDAENQMDSEDAEALYSTLENVIIPEYYATDEKGMHRRWIERMRNAIATLTPQFSSDRMVSQYLHDIYGE, from the coding sequence ATGGAGGAATCGAACGACATCGCAACTAAGCCGCGACCCGCACCTAATATCCGAGCTGATTTTGAATTGACCCGCAATCTGCCGCCCGATCTGCAGGCTCTTGAACGCATTTCGCGCAATTTTTATTGGTCTTGGCAAGCCGACGGAGCCGATCTTTTCCGTGACATCGACGCGGCTCTCTGGGAAAAATGCGAACAAAACCCTCGGCTTTTCCTGCAAAAGGTTAAGAACTTCCGCCTCTGGCATCGCGCAGCAGATTCGCCGTATCTGGAACGTCTGGAACAGTTTGCAGCAAAGATGTCCGCGTATCTCGACGTTGCGGATCATCCGCCGCGTATCGCTTACTTCTGTGCGGAATACGGTATTCACAATTCGCTGCCGAATTACTCCGGCGGACTCGGCATACTCGCGGGCGATCACCTCAAGTCCGCGAGCGACCTCGACGTTCCGCTCGTTGCGATCGGCCTTCTCTATCGTTACGGCTATTTTCGGCAAAGCGTAACTCACGAAGGCTGGCAGGAAGAGCGCTATCAGGACGTTTTCGATTCGCAGCTCGCCTTGACGCCTGTAAAAGATGCGGGCGGCGAGCTTCTTACGGTCTGCGTACACATTCGCGGCCGAGAAGTTACCGCACGCGTCTGGAAAGCAAATGTCGGCCGCATCTCACTTTATCTTCTCGACACCAATATCTATCAAAATGCCGAGGTTGACCGCCTTATTACGGGACATCTGTACGGCGGCGACGCCGAAACGCGCATCGTGCAGGAAAAGGTGCTCGGCATCGGCGGAGTTCGTCTCTTGCGAAAGCTCGGCATCAACCCGGATGTTCTGCATTTGAACGAAGGCCACGCCGCATTCTGTACGCTTGAACTTGCGAGCGAGTATCTTGCAAATAATGCAAGCGCGAATTTTGCCGATGCAGTTGCCGCAGTTCGCCAAAAATGTGTATTCACAACACATACACCGGTCGCGGCCGGAAATGACGCATTCGACCCGAAGCTTTTGCTCGATTGTTTCAGCAAAGATTTCCTTCGTTCGCTAAAGCTTACCGATAACGAATTCATCGCGCTTGGCCGCGCCAACCTTTCGGATGATAAAGAGTTCTTCGGCATGACGCCGCTCGCCATCCGTATGTGCCGCTCGTCGAACGGTGTGAGCGAAAAACACGGTGAGGTTTCACGTGAACTGTGGCTCAAGATGTTCCCTGACCTCAGCGATCCGTCCGCCGTACCGATCACGTCGGTTACCAACGGCGTTCATCCGCCAAGCTGGATCGCACCGGCGTTCGGCTCGCTTTTCGAGCGTGAGATCGGTGCTGATTGGCATCATTTGATCCGTCAAAAAGATGAATGGGCCGCCGCTGTCGCAGGGATCTCAGATCGCGACCTTTGGGAGACGCATCAAAAATTGAAGGGCCTGCTAATAGCATTTATTCGCGAACGAACAGCCGTGAAGGACGCCGGCGGCATCGAAACGATCCACGAACACGAGAATATTCAAGGGCTGTTCACACAAGACATCCTTACCATCGGTTTCGCCCGCCGCATCGCTGCATACAAACGATGGGATCTTATCCTGACCGACCTGCCGCGGCTGCTCCGGCTAGTTGATGCGGTCGAGCGGCCCGTGCAGTTCGTCTTTGCCGGCAAAGCGCATCCGCAGGATTCGACAGCCAAGACGATGCTCCAAAAGCTTATGTCGATCGACCACGACTCGAACTGGCAGCGGCGGGCCGTCTTCCTCGAAGATTACGATCAAGAGATCGCACGATATATGGTCCACGGCGTCGATGTTTGGATGAACGTGCCGAGGCGTCCGATGGAGGCAAGCGGCACGAGCGGTATGAAGGCAGCAATGAACGGCGTCCTCAACTTCTCGATCCTCGACGGCTGGTGGATCGAGGGCTACAACGGCGAGAACGGTTTTGAGATCGGCGATACGGAGGTCGATGCCGAGAATCAAATGGACTCAGAAGATGCCGAGGCTTTGTACTCGACGCTTGAGAACGTGATCATTCCCGAGTACTACGCAACAGATGAAAAAGGTATGCACCGCCGCTGGATCGAGCGTATGCGGAACGCAATCGCTACGCTTACGCCGCAATTCTCAAGCGACCGAATGGTGAGCCAATATCTTCATGATATTTACGGCGAGTGA
- a CDS encoding DUF971 domain-containing protein translates to MIQPTQIIEESDSELTIAWSDGKETRYNAAQLRRACPCALCRDEWTGKKLLDDDNVDDGLTIRSTALVGRYALNFVFSDGHEGGIFSFQYLLSLS, encoded by the coding sequence ATGATACAGCCTACGCAGATCATCGAAGAATCTGATTCCGAATTGACCATCGCATGGTCTGACGGGAAAGAAACACGATACAATGCGGCACAGCTTCGCCGCGCTTGCCCATGCGCCCTTTGCCGTGATGAATGGACCGGCAAGAAGTTGCTTGATGATGACAATGTGGACGACGGCCTGACGATCAGATCCACCGCGTTGGTCGGCCGTTATGCGCTGAACTTTGTCTTCTCGGACGGTCACGAAGGAGGGATCTTCAGCTTTCAATATCTCTTATCGCTGTCATAA
- a CDS encoding TonB family protein — MGKVVKFCTSCDESFAEKFSFCPTCGTSLQAFELNPVAAAEREAEPLLEAAPPAEHDVPVLKETISEPTEDPEAVLELEAAHPAEPSAEETIEALAAEPTREVVAEPVAESERSVPPAPVFIRQSAVDADAVRPAANSVAVPLADDGFHVTVIEEKNNGVRNSLLLGAFVFMVSVMVLGLVINIFSMDVSVGAIDDGIYTAMLLDDPTTILEEKEQPKDGNKGGGGGGGGKNEPDPASQGARPPMLREPQFVPSAHMERLTNPDIPIQMAIKGPVNETSKDPDQRYGVDTTKYGTISDGPGSGGGIGTGRGTGVGSGSGSGAGSGSGSGLGNGRGDGIGDGDGPGTGSSGPPPAARTGVTQALRIISKPKATYTDAARQNQIQGNVTLKITFNANGSIGSITPVSGLGYGLTEQAIAAARRIVFEPAKINGVPQTVSKTFQYSFTIY, encoded by the coding sequence ATGGGAAAGGTCGTAAAGTTTTGCACCTCGTGCGATGAAAGTTTTGCGGAGAAGTTCAGCTTTTGTCCGACATGCGGTACATCGCTTCAGGCTTTTGAGCTTAATCCGGTCGCTGCGGCCGAACGGGAAGCTGAACCGCTTTTGGAGGCTGCGCCGCCGGCAGAGCACGATGTGCCCGTTTTGAAGGAAACTATTTCGGAACCGACAGAGGACCCCGAAGCAGTGCTTGAACTCGAAGCGGCACATCCGGCGGAGCCTTCGGCCGAGGAGACCATCGAAGCTTTAGCTGCGGAGCCGACAAGAGAGGTTGTCGCCGAACCGGTCGCCGAATCTGAGCGATCCGTGCCGCCGGCACCGGTGTTCATCCGGCAGTCAGCGGTTGATGCGGATGCCGTTCGCCCTGCGGCCAACTCAGTTGCGGTGCCGCTCGCGGATGACGGATTTCACGTTACGGTGATCGAAGAGAAGAATAACGGCGTCCGCAACTCGCTTCTTCTCGGAGCTTTCGTGTTCATGGTCAGCGTAATGGTGCTCGGCCTTGTTATCAACATTTTTAGTATGGATGTGAGTGTCGGAGCGATCGACGACGGCATTTACACAGCTATGCTCCTTGATGATCCGACCACAATATTGGAAGAAAAGGAGCAGCCGAAGGATGGTAACAAAGGCGGCGGCGGAGGAGGCGGCGGTAAGAATGAGCCCGACCCCGCATCGCAAGGTGCACGTCCGCCAATGCTTCGCGAACCGCAGTTCGTTCCGTCCGCGCATATGGAGCGTTTGACGAATCCCGACATCCCGATCCAGATGGCGATAAAGGGTCCGGTGAATGAGACCTCAAAAGACCCTGATCAACGCTACGGTGTCGATACGACCAAATACGGCACGATCTCCGACGGTCCGGGTTCCGGCGGCGGCATCGGAACGGGTCGCGGTACTGGCGTGGGTTCGGGAAGCGGTTCGGGAGCAGGCAGCGGTTCGGGCAGCGGTTTAGGTAATGGGCGCGGCGACGGCATAGGCGACGGTGACGGGCCCGGAACCGGAAGCTCCGGACCTCCGCCCGCGGCCAGGACCGGCGTAACACAAGCATTGCGGATCATCTCGAAGCCGAAAGCGACATATACTGATGCAGCACGGCAGAATCAGATCCAAGGGAACGTTACCTTGAAGATCACGTTCAATGCGAATGGTTCTATCGGTTCGATAACACCGGTCAGCGGCCTCGGCTACGGTTTGACCGAGCAGGCGATCGCGGCCGCAAGGCGTATCGTATTCGAGCCGGCAAAGATAAACGGAGTTCCGCAAACGGTCTCAAAGACGTTCCAATATTCTTTCACGATCTATTGA
- a CDS encoding insulinase family protein, translated as MKLIAFAVIFGAFIFGASAAAQPRQERLLNGLKILMWRDYNAKDVSIRLRINSGAAFDPQGKEGVMRLTADSIFPNQAAREYFRDELGGGLDVVTNYDYIEIDASGRSDTLLQLLETVAAAVSSQSIDKEVTSKLKQELTAEVSAAAADPAKIADAELRKRLFGTFPYGRPMNGSPESIAKIDFADLINAKLRFLTADNSTLAISGNFDPSFAVKASRRLFGSWAKADKTVPPTFKQPDDPPKEVQTVTVAGASNQFVRYGLRGVSRSDKDFGPAMVLARIMKERTEARSGRSKIERVFAEMQPHVLPGAFFLGFTMPNAGIADSSLDMTNFIKDLLSAPITDTEIAAARDEFRKEWAKNDAATLWLDSDTFKTGDAASQAKIADAVTFADVRAVADRVAKEPVAAVIVKGGN; from the coding sequence TTGAAACTTATCGCTTTCGCAGTGATCTTCGGGGCCTTTATTTTTGGGGCCTCCGCTGCGGCTCAGCCGCGTCAGGAGAGGCTCCTGAACGGACTTAAGATCCTGATGTGGCGCGATTATAACGCGAAGGATGTTTCGATCCGCCTCCGAATAAATTCGGGTGCGGCTTTCGATCCTCAAGGAAAAGAAGGGGTTATGCGGTTGACAGCCGACAGCATCTTTCCGAACCAAGCAGCTCGGGAGTACTTTCGCGACGAACTCGGCGGCGGCCTTGATGTCGTCACAAATTACGACTATATCGAGATCGATGCTTCAGGGCGGTCTGATACGCTTCTGCAGCTGCTTGAAACGGTAGCTGCCGCCGTTTCCTCACAGTCCATCGACAAAGAAGTAACATCCAAACTGAAACAGGAACTCACGGCCGAGGTATCGGCCGCCGCGGCCGATCCGGCAAAAATTGCAGATGCCGAGCTGAGAAAACGGCTTTTCGGCACTTTTCCATACGGCAGGCCGATGAACGGCAGCCCCGAGTCGATCGCGAAGATAGACTTTGCAGACCTGATCAATGCCAAACTACGCTTTCTGACGGCGGATAATTCAACACTCGCGATAAGCGGCAATTTTGACCCTTCATTTGCAGTTAAAGCGTCGAGAAGGCTCTTCGGGTCATGGGCGAAGGCAGACAAGACCGTGCCGCCAACCTTCAAACAGCCCGACGATCCGCCGAAAGAGGTGCAGACCGTTACTGTCGCGGGAGCCTCTAACCAATTTGTTCGCTATGGTTTGCGTGGGGTCAGCCGATCGGATAAGGACTTTGGCCCGGCGATGGTTCTCGCCCGAATTATGAAGGAACGGACAGAAGCCCGCTCGGGACGATCGAAAATTGAACGAGTATTCGCGGAAATGCAGCCTCATGTGCTTCCCGGAGCGTTCTTTCTTGGTTTTACAATGCCAAATGCCGGGATCGCAGACAGCAGCCTCGACATGACGAACTTTATTAAAGACCTCCTTTCGGCACCGATCACGGATACCGAAATTGCGGCGGCAAGGGATGAATTCCGAAAAGAATGGGCTAAGAACGACGCGGCAACACTGTGGCTCGATTCCGATACGTTCAAAACCGGTGATGCAGCATCGCAGGCAAAGATCGCTGATGCCGTTACGTTCGCAGATGTCAGGGCGGTCGCTGATCGTGTCGCGAAGGAACCTGTCGCAGCGGTCATCGTAAAAGGCGGCAACTGA
- the ubiE gene encoding bifunctional demethylmenaquinone methyltransferase/2-methoxy-6-polyprenyl-1,4-benzoquinol methylase UbiE, translating to MQVLSEKEKAQRAAIHDMFAGIANRYDLLNHTLSLNIDKRWRRRVSAILKDILANPDADILDIACGTGDLAIELASKGNAAVTGTDFCRPMLEIAAKKLPKVALVEADAMALPFADNTFDAVTIAFGLRNLPNFANGLREMHRILRPGGRLVILEFSKTWLPGFGAMFNFYFSHILPRIGGAVSRSRSAYEYLPDSVSKFPDQQALAELVGQCGFSDVNYVDLTGGIAAVHTGTKA from the coding sequence TTGCAAGTGCTCTCCGAAAAAGAGAAGGCCCAGCGCGCGGCGATCCACGATATGTTCGCCGGTATCGCTAACCGCTACGATCTGCTGAATCATACGCTTTCGCTCAATATCGATAAGCGTTGGCGGCGGCGTGTTTCTGCGATCTTGAAGGATATCCTCGCGAACCCTGACGCAGATATCCTCGATATCGCGTGCGGAACCGGCGACCTTGCGATCGAGCTTGCATCCAAAGGCAACGCGGCCGTAACCGGAACCGATTTTTGCCGCCCGATGCTTGAGATCGCCGCAAAAAAGCTGCCAAAAGTGGCCCTTGTAGAGGCAGACGCGATGGCTCTCCCTTTCGCTGACAACACTTTCGATGCGGTCACGATCGCATTCGGGCTTCGAAATTTGCCAAATTTTGCGAACGGGCTGAGAGAAATGCACCGCATACTCAGGCCCGGAGGCCGTCTGGTGATCCTCGAATTCTCAAAGACATGGCTCCCGGGTTTTGGCGCGATGTTCAACTTCTATTTTTCACACATCCTGCCGCGGATCGGCGGTGCCGTGAGCCGTTCGCGAAGTGCGTACGAATATCTGCCGGATTCGGTCTCGAAATTTCCCGACCAGCAGGCGCTCGCTGAACTTGTCGGGCAGTGCGGCTTTTCCGATGTCAACTACGTTGATCTCACAGGCGGCATCGCTGCCGTTCATACGGGCACAAAGGCCTGA
- a CDS encoding ABC transporter permease, which produces MKYRLISFIRQLALMLLVIWTVVSLVTLLIEIVPGDPATVILGETATYEQIRLFNEKHGLDRPAFFFSYDKEQGFRWNGTDNRYLDYWRGLMTGDLGRSFRTDRPVFDMIVERYPLTIILAIAAMLVAVGLALPLGVLAGAHKNSIIDNLASFIALLGISLPTFVIGPFLVYIFSVKLGWFAATGSAYAEDIVLPAVTLGAALSAILTRMIRSSVIEELGEDYVRTARAKGLSERVVLLKHVLKNGLIPVVTILGLQLGVLLAGSIITEKIFNWQGLGLLLLDDGIGKRDYRLVQGCVLVISVTFIIANTLTDLVYSKLDPRIRLS; this is translated from the coding sequence ATGAAATATCGGCTGATCAGTTTCATTCGACAGCTCGCGTTAATGCTTCTCGTCATTTGGACGGTCGTATCGCTCGTAACACTACTTATAGAGATCGTGCCGGGCGATCCTGCGACCGTGATACTCGGCGAGACGGCGACGTATGAGCAGATCCGCTTGTTCAACGAAAAGCACGGGCTTGACCGCCCTGCGTTTTTCTTTTCGTACGACAAAGAACAGGGCTTCAGGTGGAACGGCACTGATAACCGCTATCTCGATTATTGGCGAGGATTGATGACGGGTGATCTGGGCCGATCTTTCAGAACGGATCGGCCGGTGTTCGATATGATCGTCGAACGCTATCCGCTCACGATAATACTTGCGATCGCGGCGATGCTGGTGGCTGTCGGGCTTGCTCTGCCGCTTGGTGTATTAGCCGGCGCTCATAAGAATTCGATCATCGACAACCTTGCGTCGTTCATCGCCCTTTTGGGCATTTCACTGCCGACCTTCGTGATAGGCCCGTTCCTCGTTTACATTTTCTCGGTCAAGCTTGGGTGGTTCGCGGCTACCGGCAGTGCGTATGCTGAGGACATTGTGCTGCCGGCCGTTACGCTCGGTGCGGCCCTTTCAGCGATACTTACTCGAATGATCCGTTCGAGCGTGATCGAAGAGCTTGGCGAAGATTACGTGCGCACCGCTCGAGCAAAAGGACTGAGCGAACGCGTCGTGCTTCTTAAGCACGTCCTAAAGAACGGCCTCATTCCGGTCGTTACAATCCTGGGACTCCAGCTTGGCGTGCTGCTCGCGGGCTCAATAATCACCGAAAAGATATTCAATTGGCAGGGCCTCGGCCTTTTGCTCCTCGATGACGGTATCGGCAAGCGCGATTATAGGCTCGTCCAGGGTTGTGTGCTTGTAATAAGCGTTACGTTTATAATCGCAAATACGCTCACCGATCTTGTTTACAGCAAGCTCGACCCCAGGATCAGGTTGAGTTAG
- a CDS encoding ABC transporter permease, which produces MPRLAYIGIIIAGLFILAAIFAPFIATHDPTLQNLDLRYAPMSAAHWFGTDALGRDLFSRVVYGARISLEVGITVVLVSGIVGVLIGAVAGYYGGIVDRILSGYVFNVFLAFPGLLLAIALVAFLGAGLGKLILALCIIGWVGYARVMRGQVLKVREYDFVQAARALGAGDMRILFTHILPNSIQPLIVQASLAMAGAVLSEASLSFLGLGIPPPAPSWGTMIDESRGFDILAIAPHVMFFPAVAIALTVLAFNFIGDGLREYLDPKQRAR; this is translated from the coding sequence ATGCCGAGACTTGCGTACATTGGGATCATTATCGCCGGATTGTTCATTCTTGCGGCGATCTTTGCTCCGTTCATCGCAACGCATGACCCGACGCTTCAGAACCTCGACCTCCGCTATGCACCGATGAGCGCGGCTCATTGGTTCGGTACGGACGCGCTGGGCCGCGATCTGTTTTCCCGCGTTGTTTACGGGGCACGGATCTCACTTGAGGTCGGGATCACGGTAGTGCTCGTTTCCGGCATCGTCGGTGTGCTGATCGGCGCTGTCGCCGGATACTACGGCGGCATCGTTGACCGCATCTTGTCGGGCTATGTATTCAACGTGTTTCTGGCGTTTCCCGGCCTTCTCCTTGCGATCGCACTCGTGGCCTTCCTTGGTGCGGGCCTCGGCAAGCTGATCCTCGCACTCTGCATTATCGGGTGGGTCGGGTATGCACGAGTTATGCGGGGGCAGGTGCTAAAGGTTCGGGAATATGATTTTGTGCAGGCGGCGCGTGCACTTGGTGCGGGAGATATGCGGATACTATTCACGCATATTCTGCCGAATTCGATCCAACCGCTGATCGTGCAGGCATCATTGGCAATGGCAGGAGCAGTGCTGTCCGAGGCGTCGCTGTCTTTTTTGGGCCTTGGAATTCCGCCGCCGGCGCCAAGCTGGGGAACGATGATCGACGAGTCGAGAGGATTTGATATTCTTGCTATCGCCCCGCACGTGATGTTCTTTCCCGCAGTTGCGATCGCGTTGACGGTGCTTGCATTCAATTTCATCGGTGACGGACTTCGTGAATACCTCGACCCGAAGCAGCGTGCAAGATGA
- a CDS encoding VWA domain-containing protein codes for MNRYRICLSLVPVFCLLLAAAGEISAQSGRRTVPTPTPTPTVVKPAQPQYSESKPNPPRRRSAADKFPGIGDATGTPTPTTAATAGGDDDIVKVETDLITIPVSVFDRNGLYVSGLDEDDFSIFEDGVEQEIAYFATTDKPFTIVLLLDTSPSTEYRIDDIQNAAIAFVDNLKPVDSVIVIEFAGSVHVLTDVTTDRSRIYKAIKKASFGNGTSLYDAVDQTLRKRLGKIEGRKAVVLFTDGVDTTSRKATYESSLDIAEEADAPIFPIYYNTFGQQPLNSGSIGLPWPNILGRSARGQSAEEYALGRKYLEDLATYTGGRVFRPEATPGGLQRAFEGIAEELRRQYNIGYIPKEEGRAGQRKQIRVRVRRPNLVVRSRDSYIVGATQAKPSPSPSK; via the coding sequence ATGAACCGCTATCGAATATGTCTGTCGCTCGTTCCCGTGTTTTGCTTGCTTCTTGCAGCAGCGGGCGAGATATCGGCTCAATCAGGGCGCCGGACAGTACCGACCCCGACGCCTACGCCGACTGTTGTAAAGCCTGCGCAGCCGCAGTATTCCGAATCAAAGCCGAATCCGCCGCGGCGTCGCTCCGCGGCGGATAAATTTCCCGGTATTGGCGACGCTACGGGCACTCCGACGCCGACAACTGCGGCGACGGCGGGCGGCGACGATGACATTGTAAAGGTCGAAACGGATCTGATAACCATCCCTGTCTCGGTCTTTGACCGGAACGGCCTTTATGTGTCGGGCCTCGACGAGGATGACTTCAGCATTTTCGAGGATGGGGTTGAGCAAGAGATCGCCTACTTCGCTACCACTGATAAGCCGTTCACCATTGTCCTTCTGCTTGACACCAGCCCATCGACCGAATACCGGATCGATGACATACAGAATGCAGCCATCGCGTTCGTAGATAACCTTAAACCCGTTGACAGCGTCATTGTCATCGAGTTCGCAGGCAGCGTTCATGTCCTTACTGACGTCACGACGGACAGATCACGTATTTACAAGGCGATCAAGAAGGCAAGCTTCGGCAACGGCACGTCACTCTATGATGCGGTCGATCAAACGCTGCGGAAGAGGCTGGGCAAGATCGAAGGCCGGAAGGCGGTGGTCCTTTTCACCGACGGCGTTGACACTACATCACGCAAAGCTACCTACGAAAGCAGCCTGGACATTGCCGAGGAGGCCGACGCACCGATCTTTCCGATCTATTACAATACTTTCGGGCAACAGCCGCTGAATAGCGGCAGCATCGGCCTGCCTTGGCCGAATATTCTGGGCCGCTCTGCTCGCGGCCAATCAGCCGAAGAATACGCACTCGGCCGCAAATATCTGGAAGACCTTGCTACCTATACCGGCGGGCGCGTCTTTCGCCCCGAAGCAACGCCGGGTGGCCTTCAGAGGGCGTTCGAAGGCATCGCGGAAGAGCTCAGGCGACAATATAACATCGGCTATATTCCGAAAGAAGAAGGACGCGCCGGCCAGCGAAAGCAGATCCGTGTACGCGTTCGGAGGCCGAATTTGGTCGTCCGTTCACGCGACAGCTATATCGTCGGAGCAACTCAGGCAAAACCGTCGCCGTCGCCGTCAAAATAG